One Sediminibacillus dalangtanensis genomic region harbors:
- a CDS encoding acetyl-CoA C-acetyltransferase: protein MTKSVIVAGSRTPFGKLGGALSTLTAAQLGGRAIAAALQQSNLEPKKVDEVIMGTVLQGGQGQLPSRQAAREAGIPWEVKTETINKVCASGMRSVTLADQLIRLGEEEIIIAGGMESMSNAPYFLPNARNGYRMGDQQVKDMMIHDGLTCSFAGVHMGSYGNKTAAELGITRKEQDEWALRSQQRAVKAIDEGIFTDEIEPVEVPRRKGEPLVVNRDEAPRKETTLEALASLRPAFDKDGTITAGNAPGVNDGACAMLMMSEERANAEGQEPMAYVLAHEEIAVEAENFPQTPGLVINALLQKTGKSLEDIDLFEVNEAFAAVSLASSAIADLDLEKVNINGGAVALGHPIGASGARIILTLIHALKRQGGGLGIAAICSGGGQGDAILLEVR, encoded by the coding sequence ATGACAAAATCGGTGATTGTGGCAGGATCAAGAACGCCTTTTGGCAAACTGGGAGGAGCGCTCAGTACGCTGACTGCAGCGCAATTAGGAGGCAGAGCGATTGCGGCGGCGCTTCAACAAAGCAACCTTGAGCCTAAAAAGGTGGATGAGGTGATCATGGGCACGGTCTTGCAGGGAGGACAGGGACAGCTCCCGTCCCGGCAGGCTGCCAGGGAGGCAGGCATTCCCTGGGAAGTAAAGACAGAAACCATCAATAAGGTATGTGCCTCGGGTATGCGTAGTGTGACGCTAGCTGATCAATTGATCCGGCTTGGCGAGGAAGAAATTATCATCGCTGGCGGGATGGAGAGCATGAGCAATGCCCCATATTTCCTGCCAAATGCCAGAAACGGTTACCGCATGGGTGATCAACAAGTGAAGGATATGATGATTCACGACGGATTGACCTGTTCATTTGCCGGAGTCCATATGGGTAGTTACGGCAACAAGACGGCAGCGGAGCTCGGCATCACCAGGAAGGAACAAGATGAATGGGCGCTGCGCAGCCAGCAGCGGGCAGTCAAAGCAATCGATGAAGGGATTTTTACAGATGAAATCGAACCGGTCGAGGTACCGCGCCGGAAGGGAGAACCGCTTGTGGTAAATCGCGATGAAGCACCGAGAAAAGAGACAACATTGGAAGCACTTGCTTCCTTGCGTCCAGCCTTTGATAAGGATGGAACCATCACAGCGGGAAATGCGCCCGGAGTCAATGATGGGGCCTGTGCCATGCTGATGATGTCGGAAGAAAGGGCTAATGCGGAGGGGCAGGAACCGATGGCTTATGTGCTTGCCCACGAGGAAATAGCAGTCGAGGCGGAAAACTTCCCACAGACCCCCGGCCTGGTGATAAATGCCTTACTGCAGAAAACAGGAAAGTCCTTGGAAGATATCGATTTGTTCGAAGTGAATGAGGCATTTGCCGCCGTATCGCTGGCCAGCAGTGCCATTGCCGATCTGGACTTGGAAAAGGTGAACATTAACGGCGGCGCGGTTGCATTAGGTCATCCGATCGGGGCCAGTGGTGCGCGTATTATTCTGACGCTTATCCATGCATTAAAAAGACAAGGAGGCGGTCTCGGGATTGCCGCCATTTGCAGCGGCGGCGGACAGGGAGATGCGATTTTGCTGGAAGTGCGTTGA
- a CDS encoding (Fe-S)-binding protein has product MDGLLLLNWILFLAVTGYGIYLFVRVVRTRIAYIKMGKKFEFDGEIKQRLNRVWINVFGQKKLLKDKKSGAIHVMMFYGFLLVQFGAIDFIVKGLVPGAHLPLGPLYPGFTFFQELVTLMILVAVVWAFYRRYIEKLVRLKRGFKAGLVLLFIGTLMLSVLIGNGMGMVWHGHETAWTEPVASLIANAFSWLSPTAAAAVFFVAWWVHLLALLSFLVYVPQSKHAHLLAAPANVFLSRQTPPGKLKKLDFEVDDEVDEEEVSFGVSKIEDFNQLQLIDLYACVECGRCTNVCPATGTGKMLSPMDLIVKLRDHLTEKGAAVTGQSPWVPSYAFANTEGNQLAQMARNAGAAKDEVAAGLESVNNTSLIGDVITEEELWACTTCRNCEDQCPVMNEHVDKIIDLRRYLVLTEGRMDQDAQRAMMNIERQGNPWGLSKKERENWRDLDQDVSIPTVKELKKAGEEFEYLFWVSSMGSYDNRSQKIAMAFAKLMNEAGVKFAILGNKEANSGDTARRIGNEFLFQELAEKNIKEFQKHNVQKIVTIDPHAYNIFKNEYPDFGFEAEVYHHTQLLYDLVTEGRLKPSREINETLTYHDSCYLGRYNGVYDPPREILKRIPGISLVEMDRNRENGMCCGAGGGLMWTEDKTGNRINVTRTEQALKVNPTMISSACPFCLTMLSDGTKAKEVDEDISTMDVAEILALSVFEKKEEKTA; this is encoded by the coding sequence ATGGACGGACTACTGTTGCTTAATTGGATTTTATTTTTAGCTGTTACTGGTTATGGTATATACTTATTCGTTCGGGTAGTCAGGACGAGGATTGCTTATATCAAAATGGGGAAAAAATTTGAATTCGACGGGGAAATCAAACAGCGGTTGAACCGTGTCTGGATCAACGTCTTTGGTCAGAAAAAACTGTTGAAGGATAAAAAGTCGGGCGCCATCCATGTGATGATGTTTTATGGCTTCCTTCTGGTTCAATTCGGGGCGATCGATTTCATTGTCAAAGGTTTGGTTCCAGGCGCACACTTGCCTTTAGGACCGCTTTACCCAGGATTTACTTTTTTTCAAGAGCTGGTCACCTTGATGATCCTCGTCGCGGTGGTTTGGGCATTTTACAGACGGTATATTGAAAAACTCGTCCGGTTGAAGCGGGGATTTAAAGCAGGTCTGGTGCTGCTGTTTATCGGTACGCTAATGCTGTCTGTCTTGATCGGAAATGGCATGGGAATGGTCTGGCACGGGCATGAAACCGCTTGGACAGAGCCTGTTGCGTCCTTAATTGCAAACGCTTTCTCTTGGCTTTCTCCTACTGCTGCGGCTGCCGTGTTTTTTGTTGCCTGGTGGGTTCATCTGTTGGCACTGCTCAGCTTTCTCGTCTATGTGCCACAATCGAAACACGCTCATCTCCTGGCGGCTCCTGCCAATGTTTTTTTAAGCAGGCAGACACCCCCAGGTAAACTGAAAAAATTGGACTTTGAAGTGGATGATGAGGTCGACGAAGAAGAGGTTTCCTTCGGAGTCAGTAAGATCGAAGACTTTAACCAGCTGCAGCTGATCGATCTATATGCATGTGTCGAATGCGGACGCTGCACCAATGTTTGTCCGGCAACAGGGACTGGGAAGATGCTGTCGCCGATGGACTTGATTGTCAAACTTCGCGATCATCTGACCGAAAAAGGTGCTGCTGTCACCGGCCAATCGCCATGGGTTCCTAGTTATGCTTTTGCCAATACGGAAGGAAACCAGCTGGCCCAAATGGCCAGAAATGCAGGGGCTGCAAAGGACGAAGTTGCCGCAGGATTGGAGTCTGTGAACAATACCAGCTTAATTGGTGATGTGATAACGGAAGAAGAACTTTGGGCATGTACCACATGCAGGAATTGTGAGGACCAGTGTCCGGTCATGAATGAACACGTTGATAAAATCATCGATTTGCGCCGTTACCTTGTGTTAACGGAAGGAAGGATGGACCAGGATGCCCAGCGGGCGATGATGAATATCGAACGACAGGGAAACCCGTGGGGATTATCGAAAAAAGAACGGGAGAATTGGCGCGATCTTGATCAGGATGTTTCAATTCCGACAGTGAAAGAATTGAAAAAAGCCGGTGAGGAATTTGAGTATCTATTCTGGGTCAGTTCGATGGGCTCTTATGACAACCGCAGTCAAAAAATTGCCATGGCCTTCGCCAAACTGATGAATGAAGCCGGCGTGAAATTCGCCATCCTGGGGAACAAAGAAGCCAACTCCGGCGATACAGCCCGCCGGATCGGAAACGAATTTCTTTTCCAGGAGCTTGCTGAGAAAAACATTAAAGAATTTCAAAAGCACAACGTACAAAAGATCGTCACCATCGATCCACACGCCTATAACATCTTTAAGAATGAATATCCTGACTTTGGGTTTGAAGCCGAAGTGTACCACCATACCCAGTTGCTATATGACCTTGTCACCGAAGGACGTTTGAAACCGAGCAGGGAAATCAATGAAACGCTGACCTACCATGATTCCTGTTATTTAGGCAGATACAATGGCGTTTATGATCCTCCGAGGGAAATACTGAAAAGGATTCCCGGCATAAGTCTGGTGGAAATGGATAGGAACAGGGAGAATGGAATGTGCTGTGGAGCCGGAGGCGGGCTGATGTGGACCGAAGATAAAACAGGAAACCGGATAAACGTGACCCGGACAGAACAGGCACTGAAGGTTAATCCGACGATGATTTCGAGTGCATGTCCGTTTTGTTTAACCATGTTGAGCGACGGTACGAAAGCCAAAGAAGTGGATGAAGATATCAGCACGATGGATGTAGCGGAAATCTTGGCATTGTCGGTTTTTGAAAAAAAAGAGGAAAAAACGGCATAA
- a CDS encoding XapX domain-containing protein: protein MKEVILSLLTGLVVGFIFAWGKLPIPAPPALAGVIGIIGIYLGFKLFHYAEPLIQRLFS, encoded by the coding sequence ATGAAGGAAGTTATTCTATCCCTGTTAACCGGCTTGGTCGTCGGTTTTATTTTTGCTTGGGGAAAGCTGCCCATACCCGCTCCGCCGGCTCTTGCGGGTGTAATAGGAATCATCGGCATCTATTTGGGTTTTAAATTATTTCACTATGCCGAGCCGTTGATCCAAAGGCTGTTTTCATAG
- a CDS encoding KGG domain-containing protein, whose amino-acid sequence MAKNDNNNRKMSVEEAGQKGGQTTSKNHDREFYEEIGQKGGETTSQNHDQEFYEEIGQKGGETTSKTHDREFYEEIGQKGGETTSQNHDEEFYEEIGQKGGNATSRNHDEEFYEEIGQKGGERRGQQRKNNNNNS is encoded by the coding sequence ATGGCTAAGAATGATAACAACAATAGAAAGATGTCAGTAGAGGAAGCAGGTCAAAAAGGCGGACAAACTACTTCCAAAAACCATGACCGCGAATTCTATGAAGAGATTGGTCAAAAAGGCGGCGAAACTACTTCGCAAAATCATGACCAAGAATTCTATGAAGAGATCGGTCAAAAAGGTGGCGAAACCACTTCCAAGACACATGATCGTGAATTCTATGAAGAAATAGGCCAAAAAGGCGGCGAAACTACTTCACAAAATCACGACGAAGAATTCTATGAAGAAATTGGCCAAAAAGGCGGTAACGCTACTTCCAGAAACCATGACGAAGAATTTTATGAAGAAATTGGTCAAAAAGGCGGCGAACGCCGTGGCCAACAGCGAAAAAACAATAACAACAATTCTTAA
- a CDS encoding YrhK family protein: MPKIKDEKDYVDIQMGRFQLFFNKKYRLISLTNDIALGLWFFIGSIFFLWKQTQTIGTVLFILGSAQLLIRPLLKIIHAFYLKRTPPHHQDEP; this comes from the coding sequence ATGCCGAAGATAAAGGATGAAAAGGACTATGTCGATATTCAGATGGGCAGGTTCCAACTGTTCTTTAACAAAAAGTATCGTTTGATATCTTTAACGAATGATATTGCCCTCGGTCTCTGGTTTTTTATCGGCAGTATCTTCTTTCTCTGGAAACAGACGCAGACAATCGGGACGGTATTGTTCATTCTGGGAAGTGCCCAGCTGTTAATCCGTCCATTATTGAAGATCATCCACGCCTTTTACTTAAAACGAACACCTCCCCATCATCAGGATGAACCGTAA
- a CDS encoding DUF421 domain-containing protein, whose product MEKIIYLSIAVKLVVGLIGIVIVTRFLGKKEMSQVTPLDFVYALILGGIIEDGLYEQQTSLGQMMFALFIWGAIVYLIESSTQKFDNWRNVIKGKPTILIEKGKINIKQLKKAKLEIEQLRTLLRMEGIFSLKEVAYAVLENSGTVSVLQKAGEKPLAKQDYLQDFQKSDITFLLVEEGDINDSTLNDIGKSEEWLRQQLRKEGYELEQVYYGEWSRTDGFVIQSYDE is encoded by the coding sequence GTGGAGAAAATTATTTATCTATCCATTGCTGTTAAGTTGGTAGTTGGGCTTATAGGAATCGTGATTGTCACCCGCTTTCTTGGGAAAAAGGAGATGTCCCAGGTTACTCCACTCGATTTTGTCTATGCTTTGATTCTCGGTGGAATTATCGAGGATGGCTTATATGAACAGCAAACTTCGTTAGGACAGATGATGTTCGCCTTATTTATTTGGGGAGCAATAGTTTATCTTATCGAGAGCAGTACTCAAAAGTTTGATAACTGGCGCAATGTCATCAAGGGCAAACCTACCATTTTAATCGAAAAAGGAAAAATCAACATTAAACAACTCAAAAAAGCCAAACTGGAAATTGAACAATTGCGCACTTTGCTCCGGATGGAGGGGATTTTTTCATTGAAAGAAGTTGCGTATGCCGTATTGGAAAACAGTGGGACAGTAAGTGTATTGCAAAAAGCAGGCGAAAAACCGCTCGCGAAACAAGATTATCTGCAGGATTTCCAGAAGAGTGATATAACCTTCCTCCTGGTTGAAGAAGGGGATATCAATGATAGTACGCTGAATGACATCGGCAAAAGTGAAGAGTGGCTGCGACAGCAGCTCCGTAAAGAAGGATACGAATTGGAACAAGTATATTATGGAGAATGGAGCAGAACAGACGGATTCGTCATTCAAAGCTATGATGAATAA
- the argS gene encoding arginine--tRNA ligase, giving the protein MNIMQQTEEKLKEEIGRTVVDAGLAKQDELPVVVLEQPKDKNHGDYATNIAMQLAKIAKMPPRQIAEKIVEQFDRTKASIKQMDIAGPGFINFFMDNQYLTELVPSILKAGEAYGSSQIGKGQKVQIEFVSANPTGDLHLGHARGAAVGDSLANVLEKAGYQVAREYYINDAGNQINNLAVSVEARYMQALGKEWEMPEDGYHGKDIIELGKQLAEEHGDKWSHSPAEERLHYFREYGLQYELKKLEGDLSQFRVPFDNWFSETSLYQDEQIDQALETLKDKGHIYEQDGATWFRTTDFGDDKDRVLIKQDGSYTYLTPDIAYHKNKLDRGFDTLINIWGADHHGYIPRMRAAIQALGYEKDKLEVEIIQMVNLFQNGERVKMSKRTGKAVTLRELMEEVGIDAMRYFFVMRSSDSHLDFDMDLARSQSNENPVFYVQYAHARICTMLKQAEEKGFTVSKDIDGTLLATEKEEELLKRLGEFTSAIEEAAVKRTPHRVTQYIFDLASTLHSFYNAEKVLDTDQPERTKARLALMEAVRVTIANGLALIGVRAPERM; this is encoded by the coding sequence ATGAATATCATGCAGCAAACAGAAGAAAAACTAAAAGAAGAAATCGGCCGCACTGTGGTAGATGCAGGTCTGGCTAAGCAGGATGAACTGCCGGTCGTAGTACTGGAGCAGCCGAAGGACAAAAACCATGGCGACTATGCTACCAATATTGCCATGCAGCTGGCTAAAATTGCCAAAATGCCGCCGCGACAGATTGCCGAGAAAATTGTGGAACAGTTCGATCGCACGAAAGCTTCCATCAAACAAATGGACATAGCCGGTCCGGGGTTCATCAACTTCTTTATGGACAACCAATACTTAACAGAATTAGTCCCTTCAATTTTGAAGGCGGGAGAAGCGTATGGGAGTTCACAGATAGGCAAAGGTCAGAAAGTCCAGATTGAGTTTGTTTCGGCCAACCCGACAGGGGATCTTCATTTAGGGCATGCTCGTGGTGCTGCGGTTGGTGATTCACTGGCCAATGTCCTGGAAAAGGCCGGTTATCAAGTAGCACGAGAATATTATATCAACGATGCCGGAAACCAAATCAATAATTTGGCGGTCTCCGTTGAAGCGCGTTACATGCAGGCGCTTGGTAAAGAGTGGGAGATGCCGGAGGATGGCTATCACGGCAAAGATATCATCGAACTGGGCAAACAGCTCGCAGAGGAACATGGCGACAAATGGAGTCATTCACCAGCAGAGGAGCGTCTCCACTATTTCCGGGAATACGGTCTTCAATATGAGTTGAAAAAGTTGGAAGGTGACTTGTCTCAATTCCGTGTTCCATTTGATAATTGGTTTTCGGAAACGTCTCTCTATCAGGATGAACAAATCGATCAAGCGTTGGAAACGTTGAAGGATAAAGGTCATATATACGAGCAGGATGGAGCGACTTGGTTCCGGACGACTGATTTCGGAGATGACAAGGATCGCGTCCTGATCAAACAGGATGGCAGCTATACGTATTTAACTCCGGATATCGCTTACCATAAAAATAAATTGGACCGCGGATTCGATACATTGATCAACATCTGGGGTGCCGATCATCACGGCTACATTCCTCGGATGAGAGCGGCAATCCAGGCGCTTGGCTATGAAAAGGATAAACTGGAAGTGGAAATTATCCAGATGGTCAACCTGTTCCAAAACGGGGAGCGGGTCAAGATGAGTAAACGTACGGGAAAAGCCGTTACATTAAGAGAATTAATGGAAGAAGTCGGCATTGATGCGATGCGGTATTTCTTCGTGATGCGCTCAAGTGATTCGCACTTGGACTTTGACATGGATTTGGCTCGCTCGCAATCCAATGAAAACCCGGTATTCTACGTGCAGTACGCCCATGCAAGGATTTGCACGATGCTCAAGCAGGCAGAAGAAAAGGGCTTTACAGTCAGCAAAGATATCGATGGAACCTTGCTCGCGACCGAAAAAGAAGAAGAACTGCTGAAGCGGCTGGGCGAATTCACTTCTGCTATCGAAGAAGCCGCAGTGAAACGCACGCCGCACCGCGTGACGCAGTATATTTTCGATTTGGCTTCTACGTTGCACAGCTTCTACAATGCGGAGAAGGTATTGGACACGGATCAGCCAGAACGGACCAAGGCCCGACTGGCGTTGATGGAAGCGGTCCGCGTCACCATCGCCAACGGTCTTGCCTTGATCGGAGTAAGAGCTCCTGAACGGATGTAA
- a CDS encoding DUF1934 domain-containing protein, which produces MTADKTAVDIKLTTEIFDLGQKDVTVVEETGSYIRKGDTAVLTFTEHQEQGEDIQALITIQPEKVSVKRTGAVHMHQVFRKKQKTENVYRHEFGTMHMETHTDQIIFKALQEEKHGELFISYTTKMNGEGKRRHRLTLGFHQAR; this is translated from the coding sequence TTGACAGCAGACAAAACAGCCGTAGACATAAAGTTAACGACCGAAATTTTTGACTTAGGTCAAAAAGATGTCACCGTTGTGGAAGAAACGGGCAGTTATATACGAAAAGGGGATACCGCTGTCCTGACCTTTACCGAGCACCAAGAGCAGGGGGAGGATATCCAAGCCTTGATTACCATACAGCCGGAAAAGGTCAGTGTGAAACGGACAGGCGCTGTGCATATGCACCAAGTTTTCCGAAAAAAACAAAAGACCGAAAATGTTTATCGGCATGAATTTGGTACGATGCACATGGAAACACACACAGACCAAATAATTTTTAAAGCGCTGCAAGAGGAAAAGCATGGTGAATTGTTTATCAGTTATACAACCAAGATGAATGGGGAAGGGAAGCGAAGGCACCGTTTGACCTTGGGCTTTCACCAGGCGCGTTGA
- a CDS encoding AimR family lysis-lysogeny pheromone receptor has product MKNIEEKKMKPVDSETESLTRNQFFLQEGELPLFHVFQSFSASENVNTAIDVTRSYCLKAKADTNQRVGMEFLYAYGFLDDLEQLIEKNLESGNPVNRQWGQLYKIIHLRRKRKLKTDEYLSLLNKLEADSVEMESLHMFLRVYAHFERKEFGRLSGYLDGLLENIHKIGDPMLRELFSVRMDEMLLTFHWKRNEMIIARKHGFRILQNTHCPRKKIDIHNTMALGYLFDSYHQAMEHALEAKRLANMTEDLTAIQGINNYTIPFIAAFHGRTAGISTPIESEAAHLALARGDIPTCISILNSFDSLTPFQQYYLGKATRDVEMLEISYRRFISERSDHFFARLPLLEMNKLNAVH; this is encoded by the coding sequence ATGAAAAACATTGAAGAAAAAAAGATGAAGCCTGTTGACAGTGAGACCGAAAGCTTGACAAGGAATCAGTTTTTTTTACAGGAAGGGGAGCTTCCCCTTTTTCATGTTTTTCAATCATTTTCTGCTTCTGAGAATGTAAACACAGCGATCGACGTAACCCGCAGCTATTGCCTGAAGGCAAAGGCAGATACCAATCAGCGAGTTGGCATGGAATTCCTTTACGCTTATGGTTTTTTGGATGATCTCGAGCAGCTCATCGAAAAAAATCTGGAATCCGGGAATCCAGTGAATCGTCAATGGGGACAGTTGTACAAGATTATCCATCTTCGCAGAAAAAGAAAGCTAAAAACGGATGAATATCTGAGCTTGTTGAACAAGCTTGAAGCTGACAGTGTCGAAATGGAATCCCTTCATATGTTTTTGCGGGTATATGCCCATTTCGAACGGAAAGAATTTGGAAGACTGAGTGGCTATTTGGACGGGTTGCTGGAAAACATCCACAAAATCGGGGATCCGATGCTTCGCGAATTGTTTTCGGTGAGGATGGATGAAATGCTGCTGACTTTCCATTGGAAACGCAATGAAATGATTATTGCCAGAAAACACGGTTTTCGAATTTTGCAGAATACCCACTGTCCGCGCAAAAAAATTGATATCCACAACACGATGGCGCTGGGCTATTTGTTCGACAGCTATCACCAGGCAATGGAACACGCCCTCGAAGCTAAGCGACTGGCCAATATGACCGAAGACTTAACCGCTATACAGGGGATCAACAATTATACCATTCCTTTTATTGCAGCCTTTCATGGCAGAACAGCGGGCATTTCGACGCCGATTGAGTCTGAAGCGGCTCATCTCGCTCTGGCTCGCGGAGACATCCCGACTTGTATCAGCATCTTGAACAGCTTCGATAGTTTGACCCCTTTTCAGCAATACTACTTAGGAAAAGCTACCCGTGATGTTGAAATGTTGGAAATTTCTTACCGCCGCTTTATAAGCGAGCGGAGTGATCACTTCTTTGCCAGGCTGCCGTTATTGGAAATGAATAAATTGAACGCTGTACATTGA
- the speB gene encoding agmatinase: protein MRFDEAYSGKVFIMSRQDAEEAEAIIYGMPMDWTVSFRPGSRFGPNRIREASLGLEEYSPYMDKHLEEVNFFDAGDIPLPFGNPQRSLDMIYDYAKKLLEKQKFPLGLGGEHLVSWPIIQAVYEKHPDIAVLHIDAHADLREEYEGESLSHSTPIRKTCELIGPENVYSFGIRSGMREEFQYAETSGMHMAKFSVVEPLKRVLPELVGRKVYVTIDIDVLDPAYAPGTGTAEAGGISSKELLEAIQLIADADLEVIGADLVEVAPVYDPTEQTVIAASKFVREILLGWVQK, encoded by the coding sequence ATGCGATTTGATGAAGCATATTCAGGAAAGGTTTTTATTATGTCACGGCAGGATGCGGAAGAAGCAGAGGCAATCATTTATGGGATGCCGATGGATTGGACGGTCAGCTTCCGTCCGGGTTCACGGTTTGGACCTAACCGTATAAGAGAAGCATCGCTTGGTCTGGAAGAATATAGTCCATATATGGACAAGCACCTGGAAGAAGTGAATTTTTTTGATGCTGGAGATATTCCGCTGCCATTCGGAAATCCTCAACGCAGCCTTGACATGATCTATGACTATGCCAAAAAGCTGTTGGAAAAACAGAAATTCCCATTAGGACTGGGTGGAGAGCACCTGGTCTCTTGGCCGATTATTCAGGCCGTCTATGAAAAGCATCCCGACATAGCGGTACTTCACATCGACGCCCATGCCGATTTACGCGAGGAGTACGAAGGAGAGTCGCTGTCCCATTCGACACCGATCAGAAAGACGTGTGAATTGATCGGACCGGAAAATGTTTACTCCTTTGGTATTCGCTCCGGCATGCGTGAAGAGTTCCAATATGCAGAAACAAGCGGGATGCATATGGCGAAGTTTTCGGTCGTGGAGCCGTTGAAACGGGTATTGCCTGAGCTTGTCGGAAGAAAGGTCTATGTAACGATAGACATCGACGTGCTCGATCCGGCGTATGCACCTGGGACCGGGACTGCTGAAGCCGGCGGAATTTCCTCCAAGGAATTGCTGGAGGCCATTCAATTGATCGCCGATGCGGACCTCGAAGTGATAGGTGCGGACCTGGTGGAAGTTGCTCCGGTATATGATCCGACCGAACAGACGGTGATTGCTGCCAGTAAGTTTGTAAGGGAAATATTGCTTGGATGGGTACAAAAGTAA
- the speE gene encoding polyamine aminopropyltransferase — MELWYTEKQTKDFGITAKIKRTLHSEQTDFQKLDILETEEWGNMLVLDGMVMTTQKDEFVYHEMVAHVPLFTHPNPKHVLVVGGGDGGVIREVLKHEQVESATLVEIDGKVIEYSKQYLPEIAGDLEDLRVEVKVADGFMHIAESERAYDVIMVDSTEPVGPAVNLFTRGFYDGIAKALKDDGIFVAQTDNPWFKADLIKQVYRDVQEIFPVTRLYTANIPTYPSGLWTFMIGSKIHDPLKVKEERFKEIETKYYTKELHYASFALPKFVKDLTE; from the coding sequence ATGGAATTATGGTACACAGAAAAACAAACTAAAGATTTTGGGATTACAGCAAAAATCAAGCGCACCCTCCATTCTGAACAAACGGATTTTCAAAAGCTTGATATATTGGAAACGGAAGAATGGGGAAATATGCTAGTGCTGGACGGCATGGTGATGACCACGCAAAAAGATGAGTTTGTCTATCATGAAATGGTTGCTCACGTCCCATTATTCACTCATCCGAATCCAAAGCATGTTTTGGTCGTCGGAGGAGGAGATGGCGGAGTGATCCGTGAAGTACTGAAGCATGAACAGGTAGAATCTGCGACACTTGTGGAGATAGATGGAAAAGTGATTGAATACTCCAAACAGTATTTACCTGAAATTGCCGGGGATTTAGAAGATCTGCGAGTGGAAGTCAAGGTTGCGGATGGTTTTATGCATATAGCCGAAAGTGAGCGGGCATACGATGTGATTATGGTCGATTCTACAGAACCGGTAGGACCGGCAGTTAACTTATTTACGAGAGGCTTTTATGATGGAATCGCCAAAGCGCTGAAGGACGACGGCATTTTTGTCGCCCAGACGGACAACCCGTGGTTCAAAGCAGATTTGATCAAACAGGTATATCGCGATGTACAAGAGATCTTTCCTGTCACTCGTCTTTATACAGCAAACATCCCGACGTATCCGAGCGGTTTGTGGACATTCATGATCGGCAGTAAAATCCATGATCCGTTAAAAGTAAAAGAAGAGCGCTTTAAGGAAATCGAGACGAAATACTATACCAAGGAACTTCATTATGCATCGTTTGCATTGCCGAAGTTTGTGAAGGATTTGACGGAATAA